The proteins below come from a single Chitinophaga pinensis DSM 2588 genomic window:
- a CDS encoding Ig-like domain-containing protein codes for MDSVSKEAPDADSIPVVMAITTTTPDGIYGIGTTITFQITFDQIVHVSGGTPVLQLNIAGKAVNASYVLGDSTNTLSFTYTVSRGDTSTRLDYASADALQPNGAAILGSRGLQAVLTLPVPGNPGSVAAQSLIVIDGNPPPAPVIIVPGSNAVFTQRDMMISGLAEPNTRVTIYIDGKVLTTVTTDASGSWTTMITPTNVADGNHNLRATATDAAGNMSPQSAGVPIITDLTVPGAMSVVILSANKNPAYATTGDVITVYFSVDDVIDVPAITIGNNPATVTALGPKEYVARYTVTENDPDGQVPFRIIFRDLNGNTGDTIQTTTDNSKVFIDKKSPAVTLNTIESSPFRAAFLLYISFSEAIADFDLSYLRATNATISDLNSISNNVMTVLVTPMYDGPVTVDLAANAAHDAAGNPSLASEQLSVQALFGGYFEKVYPNPATSMMRLQFTGTVNEKATITMASFRGVVVYEKELFMDSKVLTLDVSNIPSGAYIVTIRSKNYSFYTNVMVVH; via the coding sequence GTGGACAGTGTATCTAAGGAGGCGCCTGACGCCGATAGTATTCCTGTTGTAATGGCGATCACCACGACAACTCCCGATGGGATCTACGGTATCGGCACTACGATTACATTTCAGATAACTTTTGACCAGATTGTACATGTAAGCGGAGGAACGCCTGTACTTCAGCTGAATATTGCGGGAAAAGCGGTCAATGCATCCTATGTCTTAGGGGATAGTACAAATACACTCTCATTTACTTACACTGTTAGCCGTGGAGATACCAGCACCAGACTGGATTATGCCTCCGCAGATGCCTTACAGCCCAATGGAGCGGCTATTCTTGGCAGTCGTGGTTTACAGGCAGTACTGACATTACCTGTACCAGGTAATCCGGGTTCTGTTGCGGCACAAAGCCTGATAGTAATAGATGGTAATCCGCCGCCGGCCCCGGTAATCATTGTACCGGGCAGTAATGCAGTGTTTACACAAAGAGATATGATGATCAGTGGTTTGGCTGAACCAAATACACGCGTGACGATATACATTGACGGAAAAGTACTCACAACGGTTACAACAGATGCAAGCGGCAGCTGGACAACAATGATTACTCCTACCAATGTTGCCGACGGCAATCATAACCTGCGGGCCACTGCTACAGATGCGGCAGGCAATATGAGTCCGCAGAGTGCCGGTGTACCTATTATCACAGATCTGACGGTGCCGGGCGCTATGTCAGTAGTTATTTTATCTGCGAATAAAAATCCTGCATACGCGACAACCGGTGATGTAATTACCGTCTATTTTTCAGTAGATGATGTGATCGATGTGCCGGCAATCACGATCGGTAATAACCCTGCTACAGTCACTGCATTGGGGCCTAAGGAATATGTGGCGAGATATACAGTAACTGAAAATGATCCCGACGGACAGGTACCTTTCCGTATCATATTCAGAGATCTGAACGGTAATACAGGCGATACGATCCAAACGACTACTGATAACAGTAAAGTATTTATAGATAAGAAATCACCGGCTGTAACACTCAACACGATTGAGTCGTCACCCTTCAGGGCAGCCTTCCTGTTGTATATCAGCTTCAGCGAAGCCATCGCAGATTTTGATCTGAGTTATCTGCGTGCTACCAATGCCACTATTTCAGATCTCAACAGTATCAGTAATAACGTTATGACGGTATTGGTGACGCCGATGTATGATGGTCCGGTGACGGTTGATCTGGCGGCAAATGCTGCACATGATGCAGCAGGTAATCCTAGTCTGGCATCTGAACAGCTGTCAGTACAGGCGCTTTTCGGCGGTTATTTTGAAAAAGTATATCCTAATCCTGCTACCAGTATGATGCGCTTACAGTTTACTGGTACAGTGAATGAAAAGGCGACAATCACCATGGCGAGCTTCCGGGGCGTGGTGGTGTATGAAAAGGAGCTTTTCATGGATAGTAAAGTGCTGACGCTGGATGTGAGTAATATACCGTCAGGTGCGTATATTGTGACAATCAGGTCTAAGAATTATAGTTTTTATACAAATGTGATGGTCGTACATTAG